A genome region from Akkermansiaceae bacterium includes the following:
- a CDS encoding GNAT family N-acetyltransferase, with protein sequence MDMREYEIRGAKYVARTPREEDFAAMIALHERCFPGMMEEDEAWREDQLRSQLQVFADGQVVMERDGEIIAASASLIVTLGLDPLRRHTYYGITDDGYFFNHDPQGDTLYGAEIYVDPSERGQGIGAVMYAIRRELCKRLNLRRILAGGRLSNYENFSDRYTPEEYVYAVQDGLAKDPVLGFQLKEGFVVRDVMPNYIRDPKSRNYASLIEWLNPDYQRSEGEDRKVRVACVQYQMRRISDFDEFAAQVRYFVETAGEDYGADYVLFPEFFSVQLLSAMQPYGSREGIRKLAALTDRFRDLMSTLAREQGLHLIAGSHPVLQEDGRLQNEAMVFRPDGTFVSQPKLHITPSETTWWGITGGNELLVIQTPLAKIGILICYDVEFPEAARYLAEQGVEILFVPYCTDNRQGYLRVTKCAAARAIENQIYVVTAGVVGNLPDVPAMDIHYGRAAVYTPSDFEFARDGIQAEADPNVETMLVTDLDINDLYRSREAGSVTPLMDRRRDLFELKVNLGGEGKPQP encoded by the coding sequence ATGGACATGCGCGAATATGAGATCAGGGGTGCGAAGTACGTGGCGAGGACGCCGCGTGAGGAGGATTTTGCGGCGATGATAGCCCTGCACGAGCGCTGCTTCCCGGGCATGATGGAGGAGGACGAGGCATGGCGCGAGGACCAGCTCCGCTCGCAGCTCCAGGTTTTCGCGGACGGGCAGGTGGTGATGGAGAGGGATGGGGAAATCATCGCGGCTTCCGCCAGCCTGATCGTGACCCTCGGGCTCGATCCGCTGCGCCGCCACACCTACTACGGGATCACCGACGACGGCTATTTCTTCAACCACGACCCGCAGGGCGACACCCTCTACGGGGCCGAGATCTATGTGGATCCCTCGGAGCGCGGGCAGGGGATAGGTGCGGTCATGTATGCGATACGCAGGGAGCTTTGCAAGCGGCTGAACCTGCGCCGCATCCTCGCGGGCGGCAGGCTCTCGAACTACGAGAATTTCAGCGACCGCTACACGCCGGAGGAATATGTGTATGCGGTGCAGGACGGGCTTGCGAAGGATCCGGTGCTGGGCTTCCAGCTCAAGGAGGGCTTCGTGGTGCGCGATGTGATGCCCAATTACATCCGCGATCCGAAGAGCCGGAATTATGCCTCGCTCATCGAGTGGCTCAACCCGGACTACCAGCGCAGCGAGGGCGAGGACAGGAAGGTGCGCGTCGCCTGCGTGCAATACCAGATGCGCAGGATCTCGGATTTCGATGAGTTCGCGGCGCAGGTGCGTTATTTCGTGGAGACGGCCGGGGAGGACTACGGCGCGGATTACGTGCTGTTCCCGGAGTTTTTCTCCGTGCAACTGCTCTCCGCAATGCAGCCCTACGGCTCGCGCGAGGGCATCAGGAAACTCGCCGCGCTCACGGACAGGTTCCGCGACCTGATGTCCACGCTGGCACGCGAGCAGGGGCTGCACCTCATCGCGGGATCGCACCCGGTCTTGCAGGAGGATGGCCGCCTGCAGAACGAGGCGATGGTTTTCCGCCCCGACGGGACATTCGTTTCCCAGCCCAAGCTGCACATCACGCCGAGCGAAACGACCTGGTGGGGCATCACCGGCGGCAACGAGCTGTTGGTGATCCAGACTCCGCTGGCGAAAATCGGCATCCTGATCTGCTATGACGTGGAGTTCCCCGAGGCGGCGAGGTATCTCGCCGAGCAGGGGGTGGAAATCCTTTTCGTGCCCTACTGCACGGACAACCGCCAAGGCTACCTGCGTGTCACGAAATGCGCCGCGGCTCGGGCGATCGAGAACCAGATCTATGTGGTGACGGCCGGGGTGGTCGGGAATTTGCCGGACGTCCCCGCCATGGACATCCACTACGGGCGGGCGGCGGTTTACACCCCTTCGGACTTCGAGTTCGCCCGCGATGGCATCCAGGCGGAGGCGGATCCGAACGTCGAGACGATGCTGGTGACGGATCTCGACATCAACGACCTCTACCGCTCCCGCGAGGCCGGCTCCGTCACCCCGCTCATGGACAGGCGGCGCGACCTTTTCGAGCTCAAGGTGAACCTGGGCGGGGAGGGGAAACCCCAGCCCTGA
- a CDS encoding cation:proton antiporter, which translates to MLFTIGVKLRVRTLAQPEIWAGTSLHTLSVVLVFALALLGVGTFAGQAVGMDWRTALLLAFALSFSSTVFAVKSLTESGDMGAMHGRAAIGILIMQDILAVLFLTFSTGKIPSIWSLALLAALLFGRKWLGALIGRSGHGEMVTLCGLFLALVLGAKGFESVGLKADLGALFVGVLVGSHPKAKEVSKSLMGITDLLLVGFFLQIGLEGSMTTQGLLWALFLIALLPLKGLAFFGILTRFRLRARTSWMAGLTLSTYSEFGLIVIALAVGKGWLSSEWLVAMAMALSFSILLISPLSRRAEELYDPISDFLKRFETRGRHPGDLPIRTNGERIAIFGMGRMGLSAYQSLGARFPGQVIGFDRDPAAVEIHRLADRNVHLADATDSDFWERVRVRENIDLVVLAMPKHSSNIQAARTLKRHNFEGVVTATGKFDDEVKQLRDLGLDTAFNIYSEAGSGFAEHVFCVFSQQRPDLANAWKKKTLPNDENKITWPRSPKAAD; encoded by the coding sequence ATGCTCTTCACCATCGGGGTGAAGCTGCGTGTCCGCACCCTCGCCCAGCCGGAGATCTGGGCCGGGACATCCCTGCACACGCTCTCGGTGGTGCTTGTCTTTGCGCTGGCCTTGCTCGGCGTGGGGACTTTCGCAGGGCAGGCTGTGGGGATGGATTGGCGGACGGCGCTCCTGCTGGCCTTCGCGCTGAGTTTTTCCAGCACCGTCTTCGCGGTGAAAAGCCTCACGGAAAGCGGCGACATGGGGGCGATGCACGGGCGCGCCGCCATCGGCATCCTCATCATGCAGGACATCCTGGCGGTGCTTTTCCTGACCTTCTCCACCGGCAAGATCCCCTCCATCTGGTCGCTCGCCCTGCTCGCCGCGCTGCTCTTCGGCAGGAAATGGCTGGGCGCACTGATCGGCCGCTCGGGTCACGGCGAAATGGTCACGCTGTGCGGGCTTTTCCTTGCGCTGGTGCTCGGTGCGAAAGGCTTTGAGAGCGTCGGGCTCAAGGCGGATCTCGGTGCGCTTTTCGTGGGCGTGCTTGTCGGCTCCCACCCGAAGGCGAAGGAAGTCAGCAAGTCGCTGATGGGGATCACAGACCTGCTGCTCGTCGGATTTTTCCTCCAGATCGGGCTGGAGGGCTCGATGACCACCCAGGGGCTGCTTTGGGCGCTTTTCCTCATCGCCCTGCTGCCGCTCAAGGGGCTGGCGTTTTTCGGGATCCTCACCCGCTTCCGCCTCCGCGCCCGCACCTCATGGATGGCCGGGCTCACGCTCTCCACCTACAGCGAGTTCGGACTCATCGTCATCGCCCTCGCCGTAGGCAAGGGCTGGCTTTCCTCCGAATGGCTGGTGGCGATGGCGATGGCGCTTTCGTTCAGCATCCTGCTCATCTCACCCCTGAGCCGCCGCGCGGAGGAACTCTACGATCCCATCAGCGATTTCCTGAAACGCTTCGAGACAAGGGGCCGCCACCCCGGCGACCTCCCCATCCGGACCAATGGCGAACGCATCGCCATCTTCGGCATGGGTCGCATGGGGCTGTCCGCCTACCAGAGCCTCGGTGCGCGTTTCCCCGGCCAGGTGATCGGCTTCGACCGCGATCCGGCGGCGGTGGAGATCCACCGCCTTGCAGACCGCAATGTCCACCTTGCGGATGCGACGGACTCGGACTTCTGGGAGCGCGTCCGTGTCCGCGAAAACATCGACCTGGTGGTGCTGGCGATGCCGAAACATTCCTCGAACATCCAGGCTGCCCGCACCTTGAAACGCCATAACTTCGAGGGCGTGGTCACCGCCACCGGGAAATTCGACGACGAGGTGAAGCAGCTCCGCGACCTGGGGCTGGATACGGCTTTCAACATCTACTCGGAAGCCGGATCCGGCTTCGCCGAGCATGTCTTTTGCGTCTTTTCCCAGCAGCGCCCGGATCTCGCGAACGCCTGGAAGAAAAAGACCCTGCCCAACGACGAGAACAAGATCACCTGGCCGCGCAGCCCCAAGGCGGCGGACTGA
- a CDS encoding DUF1592 domain-containing protein — protein sequence MTPSARLLFPAILFAPGISLAAINPGESGFRETVAPFLEKNCVACHGAEKKKGKVTLHDIHGDLATGGGLDRWEDVLDMLESGEMPPEDEPQPSDGERAAVVAWIEAGLRSATAKPVAVESAPTARRLTNFEYGNTMADLLGFRLNLIDDLPQDPVKPYVSNNTAEFMLLGPEQIDKYLAAARRAMASAIVDAEKPEVFKTRQEWDGTGAEKGSGNDEVALWSPGSRGSPGLGMGLRGFPKTGEFRVRVQASAILPEGIGEMPLRLVMGYNLNENQSTLLMEPIGTALLRNFPDDPKIFEFTGRIENFPPRPVKDRRTGEVTDTMTITAQNLYDDGTLNDENRFLHWPRRMEMPRAVVSWIEFEGPLTGTWPPEHHRQILFDSTLRETDPDAYVREVLRRFLSRAFRRPASVEEIDRFVQIYALLRPELGTLEATMRETLSMVLITPQFLLHTVADGKLVTQQYELASALSYFLWGSMPDETLLGLAAQGKLDDEAVIAEQVRRLLADGRSEAFVRNFTIQWMSLDKMKTVPINRDLFPRFLYYVPAGERAGTEEPYRPTIRDHMTDETVHFVAEVIRRNASALDFVHSDYAMLNQPLAAHYGVEGVEGNWFRPVPLKPEHHLGGLLTHGSVLVGNGTGSAPHPIYRAVWLREAILGDEVAPPPADIPSLTDTAGESAEHALSIKDLLARHRTQESCNDCHARLDPWGIPFEQYNAIGQYQPMVPKDGVRVRGFQKEQDMDLKGYREYLDSICTVEVDATARVPYGPEVTDMSGLKQFLIKERKDDVARNVLRRLLTYGIGRELGVRDRFAVEKILTKSKQSGYPMQDMIVAICQSPVFRGANQ from the coding sequence ATGACCCCCTCCGCCCGCTTGCTTTTCCCCGCGATCCTGTTCGCGCCGGGCATTTCCCTTGCCGCCATCAATCCGGGCGAATCCGGATTCCGGGAAACGGTCGCGCCTTTCCTGGAAAAAAACTGCGTCGCCTGCCACGGCGCCGAGAAAAAGAAGGGCAAGGTCACCCTCCACGACATCCACGGAGACCTCGCCACGGGCGGGGGGCTGGATCGCTGGGAGGACGTGCTCGACATGTTGGAAAGCGGCGAGATGCCGCCGGAGGACGAGCCGCAGCCCTCCGATGGGGAGCGCGCGGCGGTGGTCGCATGGATCGAGGCCGGCCTGCGCAGCGCGACCGCAAAACCCGTGGCCGTGGAATCCGCCCCCACCGCGCGGCGGCTTACGAACTTCGAATACGGGAACACAATGGCAGACCTGCTAGGATTCCGCCTCAACCTGATCGACGACCTGCCACAGGATCCGGTCAAACCCTACGTTTCCAACAACACCGCCGAGTTCATGCTGCTCGGGCCGGAGCAGATCGACAAATACCTCGCCGCCGCCCGCCGCGCGATGGCCAGCGCGATCGTCGATGCGGAAAAGCCCGAGGTTTTCAAGACCCGCCAGGAGTGGGATGGGACGGGGGCGGAAAAGGGCTCTGGCAACGATGAGGTGGCTCTCTGGAGTCCGGGCAGCCGCGGATCGCCCGGTCTCGGCATGGGCTTGCGGGGCTTTCCGAAAACAGGCGAATTCCGCGTCCGCGTCCAGGCATCCGCGATCCTGCCGGAAGGCATCGGGGAGATGCCGCTACGGCTCGTGATGGGCTACAACCTCAACGAGAACCAGTCCACCCTGTTGATGGAGCCCATCGGCACCGCCCTGCTGCGGAATTTCCCGGACGACCCGAAGATCTTCGAGTTCACCGGGCGCATCGAGAACTTCCCGCCCAGGCCGGTGAAAGACAGGAGAACCGGTGAGGTCACCGACACGATGACGATCACCGCGCAGAACCTCTACGACGACGGGACACTCAACGATGAGAACCGCTTTCTCCACTGGCCGCGCCGGATGGAGATGCCGCGCGCGGTGGTGAGCTGGATCGAGTTCGAGGGGCCGCTGACCGGCACCTGGCCGCCGGAACACCACAGGCAGATCCTGTTCGACTCCACCCTGCGCGAGACCGATCCGGACGCCTACGTGCGGGAGGTGCTCAGGCGCTTCCTCTCTCGCGCCTTCCGCCGCCCCGCAAGCGTCGAGGAAATCGACCGCTTCGTGCAGATCTACGCACTGCTCAGGCCGGAGCTCGGGACGCTGGAAGCCACCATGCGCGAAACGCTTTCCATGGTGCTGATCACGCCTCAGTTCCTGCTGCACACCGTGGCGGACGGCAAGCTGGTCACGCAGCAATACGAACTGGCCTCCGCGCTGTCCTATTTCCTCTGGGGCAGCATGCCGGACGAAACCCTGCTGGGACTCGCCGCACAGGGGAAACTGGATGACGAGGCGGTGATCGCGGAGCAGGTGCGGCGTTTGCTCGCCGACGGGCGCTCGGAAGCTTTCGTGCGCAATTTCACGATCCAGTGGATGAGCCTTGATAAAATGAAAACCGTCCCGATCAACCGGGATCTCTTTCCGCGCTTTCTCTACTACGTCCCGGCCGGCGAGCGGGCGGGGACAGAGGAGCCATACCGCCCCACGATACGCGACCACATGACCGACGAGACGGTGCACTTCGTCGCCGAGGTCATCCGCCGCAACGCCAGTGCGCTCGACTTCGTCCATTCCGATTACGCGATGCTCAACCAGCCGCTGGCCGCCCACTACGGGGTCGAGGGAGTGGAGGGCAACTGGTTCCGCCCTGTGCCATTGAAACCGGAGCACCACCTCGGCGGCTTGCTCACCCATGGTTCCGTCCTTGTCGGCAACGGCACCGGCTCCGCCCCGCACCCGATCTACCGCGCCGTCTGGCTGCGCGAGGCCATTCTCGGCGACGAGGTCGCGCCGCCCCCCGCCGATATCCCGTCCCTCACCGATACCGCCGGCGAGTCCGCCGAGCACGCCCTGAGCATCAAGGACCTGCTCGCCCGGCACCGCACCCAGGAAAGCTGCAACGACTGCCACGCGCGCCTCGATCCGTGGGGCATCCCTTTCGAGCAATACAACGCCATCGGCCAATACCAGCCCATGGTGCCCAAGGACGGCGTCCGGGTGAGGGGTTTTCAGAAAGAGCAGGACATGGATCTCAAGGGCTACCGGGAATACCTGGATTCGATCTGCACCGTTGAGGTCGATGCCACCGCCCGCGTCCCCTACGGCCCGGAGGTCACGGACATGTCCGGCCTCAAGCAATTCCTCATCAAGGAGCGCAAGGACGATGTGGCCAGGAACGTGCTGCGCCGCCTGCTGACCTACGGCATCGGCCGCGAACTCGGGGTCCGAGATCGCTTCGCGGTTGAGAAAATTCTCACGAAATCCAAGCAAAGCGGCTACCCCATGCAGGACATGATCGTCGCGATCTGCCAAAGCCCCGTCTTCCGGGGCGCCAACCAATAA
- a CDS encoding DUF1552 domain-containing protein → MKHKSWHLNRRELLKGGGIALALPFLNGMGRALGATTATAARAMPKRMLVSYFAYGAYMPDSPTGVPSDKPHHDWNWFPCKEAGPLTFNKSSAPFAGLKDDISYLRGLDHKGGWALGGHSSGDVFATGADMVGTQKTNAISIDQVAAEAQGHNTRYPSLVLGTEGGTGSYGRSKTLSHRGPGSPIPTLNKPQEIFNGLFNPYAGKGVEQVRAGLKRDASILDLLGENSRSFRNRLGHEDQGKVEEYLDSIRALEKRVERTSEWTHQPLAKVDTKGLNLEVSHKDPQEYIRCMYDLVYLAFQTDSTRFATLMLESESSNDSEMWNYATYALGYKGATHDIAHKRPDGFSGLWDKWRAEQHAYFLQRLRDTPEGDGNMLDRTCVLWGSSHPHASHSTRNYPLQLAGGSKLGFRHGNLHDFSGDKNVPMSNLFVSMLNAVDVPVKSFADSTGEMTVLRA, encoded by the coding sequence ATGAAACACAAATCCTGGCACCTGAACCGCCGCGAACTCCTCAAGGGCGGCGGCATCGCCCTCGCCCTCCCATTCCTCAACGGCATGGGCCGTGCGCTCGGCGCGACCACCGCCACAGCCGCCCGGGCCATGCCCAAGCGCATGCTGGTCAGCTACTTCGCCTACGGTGCCTACATGCCGGACAGCCCCACCGGAGTGCCCTCCGACAAACCCCACCACGATTGGAACTGGTTCCCCTGCAAGGAGGCCGGCCCGCTCACTTTCAACAAATCCTCCGCGCCCTTCGCCGGGCTCAAGGACGACATCTCCTACCTCCGCGGACTCGATCACAAGGGCGGCTGGGCCCTGGGCGGGCACAGCTCCGGAGATGTCTTCGCCACCGGCGCCGATATGGTGGGGACACAGAAAACCAACGCCATCTCCATCGACCAGGTCGCTGCCGAGGCACAGGGCCACAACACCCGCTACCCATCCCTTGTCCTCGGCACGGAGGGCGGGACCGGCTCCTACGGCAGGTCGAAGACCCTCTCGCACCGTGGCCCGGGCAGCCCCATCCCCACCCTCAACAAACCGCAGGAAATTTTCAACGGCCTTTTCAACCCATACGCCGGGAAAGGCGTCGAGCAGGTCCGCGCTGGCCTCAAGCGCGATGCCAGCATCCTCGATCTGCTCGGTGAAAACAGCCGCAGCTTCAGGAACCGCCTCGGCCACGAGGATCAGGGCAAGGTAGAGGAATACCTCGATTCCATCCGCGCCCTCGAGAAGCGCGTCGAGCGCACCAGCGAATGGACCCACCAGCCGCTCGCAAAAGTCGATACGAAAGGCCTGAACCTCGAGGTCTCCCACAAGGATCCGCAGGAATACATCCGCTGCATGTACGACCTCGTCTATCTCGCCTTCCAGACGGATTCCACCCGCTTTGCCACCCTCATGCTGGAGAGCGAAAGCTCCAATGACAGCGAGATGTGGAACTACGCCACCTACGCCCTCGGCTACAAGGGCGCCACCCACGACATCGCCCACAAGCGCCCCGACGGTTTCTCCGGCCTCTGGGACAAATGGCGCGCCGAGCAGCACGCCTATTTCCTCCAGCGCCTCCGCGACACCCCGGAAGGCGATGGCAACATGCTCGACCGCACCTGCGTCCTCTGGGGTTCCTCCCACCCGCACGCCTCCCACTCCACCCGGAACTACCCGCTCCAGCTCGCGGGCGGTAGCAAGCTCGGCTTCCGGCATGGCAACCTCCATGACTTCAGCGGCGACAAGAATGTGCCGATGTCCAACCTCTTCGTCTCCATGCTCAACGCCGTCGATGTCCCCGTGAAAAGCTTCGCCGACAGCACCGGGGAAATGACCGTCCTGCGCGCATGA
- a CDS encoding SGNH/GDSL hydrolase family protein, with the protein MKRLAIAFLALLLPSAAAPPRVLILGDSIYMQPSQQAANLLKGIVEIVRPNNPEAFNTTTALASLDELLGDGKWDLIHFNYGLGDLVHRAPGMKSFRVMPRKAGGIPATGPAEYEAKLTAIVERLKSTRAKLVWASTTPIRGGSNGLYEPGSEVAYNAIAAKVMAAHSIPVNDMHASVSAMLDKEKQAAPADPYSLGKNVSIHPPLVRAICLSLALPIPPGADTRPEPLGRR; encoded by the coding sequence ATGAAACGCCTCGCGATCGCATTCCTCGCCCTGCTCCTGCCCTCCGCCGCAGCGCCACCGCGTGTGCTCATCCTGGGGGACAGCATATACATGCAGCCTTCCCAGCAGGCGGCGAACCTGCTCAAGGGCATCGTTGAGATCGTCCGCCCAAACAACCCCGAGGCCTTCAATACCACCACAGCTCTCGCCAGCCTCGACGAATTGCTGGGCGACGGGAAATGGGATCTCATCCATTTCAACTACGGCCTCGGCGATCTCGTCCACCGCGCCCCCGGCATGAAATCCTTCCGCGTCATGCCCCGGAAAGCAGGCGGCATCCCCGCCACCGGCCCCGCCGAATACGAAGCGAAGCTCACCGCCATCGTGGAACGCCTGAAGTCCACCCGCGCAAAACTCGTTTGGGCCAGCACCACCCCCATCCGCGGCGGCTCGAACGGCCTCTACGAACCCGGCTCAGAGGTCGCCTATAACGCCATCGCCGCCAAGGTCATGGCCGCACACTCCATCCCGGTGAACGACATGCACGCCTCGGTCTCCGCGATGCTCGACAAGGAAAAGCAGGCAGCCCCCGCCGATCCGTACAGCCTCGGGAAAAACGTTTCCATCCACCCGCCGCTCGTCAGAGCCATCTGTCTTTCGCTCGCCCTGCCCATCCCGCCCGGCGCGGACACCCGGCCGGAGCCGCTCGGCAGGCGCTGA
- a CDS encoding DUF2752 domain-containing protein, which produces MAGSPDKSETGGGRWELAAHLVRERRLGLAMLGGGLLYFLIAALGWNPLPCPFLQLTGKPCPGCGMTRSCFAFLRGDFADVWRLNPFGPVFAVFWAVVGFGVALPQPWRGVFVGKLGRFEERTRWAAWFGGGLAIYGLTRWSGLW; this is translated from the coding sequence ATGGCTGGCAGCCCTGACAAATCGGAAACGGGCGGTGGCCGCTGGGAACTCGCGGCGCACCTGGTGCGGGAGCGGCGGCTGGGGCTGGCCATGCTCGGTGGCGGGCTGCTCTATTTCCTGATCGCCGCCCTCGGGTGGAATCCGCTGCCCTGCCCCTTCCTGCAACTGACCGGAAAGCCCTGCCCGGGCTGCGGGATGACACGCTCATGCTTTGCCTTCCTGCGGGGTGACTTCGCGGATGTCTGGCGCCTGAATCCCTTCGGCCCGGTGTTTGCGGTGTTCTGGGCGGTGGTTGGCTTCGGGGTGGCGCTGCCGCAACCGTGGCGCGGGGTTTTTGTGGGAAAGCTCGGGCGTTTCGAGGAACGGACGCGCTGGGCGGCATGGTTTGGCGGAGGGCTGGCGATCTATGGCTTGACCCGATGGTCCGGACTCTGGTAA